The Fulvia fulva chromosome 13, complete sequence genome window below encodes:
- a CDS encoding E3 ubiquitin-protein ligase RNF13, giving the protein MRPLRFVLTLVAFLVSFLFLVLVGPWRGSNPAEYAQDQGGLATYFNWRTPSSLFPPSAIISITDDNSTNFLARPAAFGPLLPQKSLSGQLWIGSGFGDDRLGNGAAELGCSDVPGWDDGSWSAVGGSGKKSSHEGKSAATEGKNKRSVTVEDEDEDDEEHPDEDDGTDDHLHHPLPASDGMKNNGEAARKTKKPTHADIQSLQESAEIAAKVVLLSRGGCGFLEKVKWVQRRGGIALIVGDDIRGGPLVTMYARGDTSNVTIPSLFTSHTTAQLLSSLLPSGSLSTEDATRLGLALGGKSKTTAESSKKLAHKPNFTTTTATSKATATPKPKAGSKSGKQLDTGAQSKPERPRHRGWFAALFGGGSDSADSRRPPSSGNIGWVLQEEFEDDEPIYGKTTTTSTSSSRAAVKTKGPSDGFQIGIHDWRDPDLVAAQKEQHLAGSTSTTTSSVAMPKSTKAATTSLRGGSITPGSGEYAKANHEAVDLSSSRKATEKDTKTSQQSEEEEEDEDHGWLHRLFSTDGDVENVKVEQVARPATKALEPETHVKTETQHRPQHANDAPQMHEGLFVTLSPASMSSSPFFDTLLVLVVSPLVTLTVVYALLLLRSRIRRRRWRAPKSVVERLPVRTYQTMASSAASTTSSAASQASATTPLLPTASRPINARARPRARTTSEVPHGSSLRSDDMASPSLEQIEEKRAAGLAEWRRRYGGKQRECVVCLEEYVDGVSRVMSLPCGHEFHAECITPWLTTRRRTCPICKGDVVRSLARSGGSSSATPPPQQYRDHDSEDEEDVQEQAVTTVNDDPISQRPVSREDEAFEDLERGVTPTPDRTR; this is encoded by the exons ATGCGACCTCTACGATTCGTCCTGACCTTGGTCGCCTTCCTCGTTTCTTTTCTGTTTCTTGTACTCGTCGGGCCGTGGCGAGGGAGCAATCCCGCAGAGTATGCGCAAGACCAGGGCGGCTTAGCGACATACTTCAATTGGCGGACACCATCTTCGCTGTTTCCACCTTCAGCTATCATCAGCATAACCGATGACAACTCCACCAACTTCTTGGCACGACCCGCCGCTTTTGGTCCTCTACTACCACAAAAGAGCTTGAGTGGACAACTATGGATCGGTAGCGGCTTTGGAGATGACAGGCTAGGAAATGGCGCAGCAGAGCTAGGATGCAGCGATGTGCCTGGCTGGGATGATGGAAGCTGGTCAGCCGTGGGCGGCAGCGGAAAGAAGTCGAGCCATGAAGGGAAGAGTGCTGCAACAGAAGGGAAGAACAAGAGGTCTGTGACGGTAGAGGATGAAGATGAGGACGACGAGGAACATCCAGATGAAGACGATGGCACAGATGATCATCTCCACCATCCGCTCCCCGCGAGTGACGGCATGAAGAACAATGGCGAAGCCGCAAGGAAGACGAAGAAGCCGACGCATGCGGATATCCAGTCTTTGCAAGAGAGCGCCGAGATTGCGGCCAAGGTCGTGCTGCTCAGCAGGGGCGGATGTGGCTTCTTGGAGAAGGTCAAGTGGGTGCAAAGGAGAGGTGGGATAGCGTTGATTGTGGGAGACGACATCCGTGGAGGCCCACTGGTCACCATGTACGCAAGAGGAGACACGTCGAACGTCACGATCCCCTCGCTCTTCACATCGCATACTACTGCACAGCTGCTTTCCAGCCTCTTGCCGTCTGGCAGCTTATCGACTGAGGATGCAACCAGGCTTGGACTTGCTCTCGGCGGCAAGAGCAAGACCACTGCCGAGAGCAGCAAGAAGCTTGCGCACAAGCCGAACTTCACCACGACTACTGCAACATCGAAGGCTACCGCAACACCCAAGCCCAAGGCGGGAAGCAAGAGCGGCAAGCAGCTGGACACCGGTGCCCAAAGTAAGCCTGAAAGGCCCAGGCATCGAGGCTGGTTTGCAGCGCTCTTCGGAGGAGGATCTGATTCTGCAGACAGCAGACGACCACCAAGCAGTGGGAACATTGGCTGGGTGCTGCAAGAGGAGTTCGAAGATGATGAGCCTATCTATGGCAAGACAACCACAACGTCCACTTCGTCTTCACGCGCAGCCGTCAAGACCAAAGGGCCAAGTGATGGCTTCCAGATCGGCATTCACGATTGGCGAGATCCCGATCTGGTTGCGGCTCAAAAGGAGCAACACCTGGCAGGCTCGACATCCACAACGACAAGCTCGGTCGCAATGCCCAAGTCGACCAAAGCCGCGACCACTTCCCTTCGCGGTGGCAGCATCACACCGGGCAGTGGTGAGTACGCGAAAGCGAATCACGAAGCCGTGGACTTGTCTAGCTCGAGGAAGGCCACAGAGAAAGACACAAAGACTTCGCAGCAGAGCGAAGAGGAAGAAGAAGACGAAGACCATGGCTGGTTGCACAGACTCTTCTCCACAGATGGCGACGTCGAGAATGTCAAGGTGGAGCAAGTCGCAAGACCTGCCACAAAGGCACTGGAGCCTGAAACGCATGTCAAGACGGAGACTCAGCATCGCCCTCAGCATGCCAACGATGCGCCACAGATGCATGAAGGCTTGTTCGTAACTCTGAGCCCAGCTTCGATGTCATCATCGCCCTTTTTCGACACACTGCTCGTGCTGGTGGTATCACCTCTGGTCACGTTGACCGTCGTGTATGCACTTCTCCTTTTGCGGTCGCGCATCAGGAGGCGTAGGTGGCGAGCGCCAAAGTCAGTCGTAGAACGCCTGCCGGTCAGGACATATCAGACTATGGCAAGCAGCGCGGCATCAACGACTTCATCTGCAGCGTCTCAAGCCAGTGCGACGACACCGCTCCTGCCGACTGCGTCGAGGCCGATCAACGCTCGTGCCAGACCTCGAGCACGCACCACATCAGAAGTCCCACACGGCTCTTCTCTGCGGTCCGATGACATGGCAAGTCCTTCTCTCGAGCAAATCGAGGAGAAGCGAGCAGCAGGTCTAGCTGAATGGCGAAGGCGTTATGGCGGCAAGCAAAGAGAGTGCGTAGTGTGCCTGGAGGAGTACGTCGATGGCGTGAGCAGGGTCATGAGTCTACCTTGCGGCCATGAGTTCCACGCCGAGTGCAT AACACCATGGCTGACCACCCGCCGCCGAACATGCCCCATCTGCAAAGGCGACGTCGTGCGCTCCCTAGCACGAAGCGGCGGCTCCAGCTCTGCCACGCCGCCGCCACAACAGTACCGCGATCACGATAGCGAAGATGAGGAAGATGTCCAGGAGCAGGCGGTCACGACTGTCAATGACGACCCCATTAGCCAACGCCCTGTCAGCAGAGAAGATGAGGCGTTCGAGGACTTGGAACGAGGGGTGACGCCTACGCCGGATAGAACGAGATGA